The segment CAGATTTGCGGAGCGTTGGATCAATGTATACagtgaacaaataaatacattttagtagCGTTAGTTActctaattaaaataaatatattatgtgTTTTGTGTAGGTTTCTTTGGATTTCTTTCACAAGCAGCTATAACTCCCTGAAaccctcccttttcttctttttactcatttatttatgcccaaaaacaaatagtcaattttccaAAAACTAAGACGgatactttttctctttgctgtTTTACTGAACCTAAAAGCCGGACATCTCCATTATTATCCTCTCAAGGTGAACGTCTCTTTTTTATTTGCTCTTGAGTCCTTCCGTAAAATCAATTTGTTTAAAATGGAACACTTGAGTGATCCTTAATGTCGCTGTACTGCGTCTGCCCCTATAAAAAGTAAATATGTCTTGTTTTGATCAATCCGTGAATGAAAGATAAAAGCCATATTTTGTTCTTACACGTTACCTAattcttatttttctctctgaaaAGACTATTTAGAAAGTTGTTCAGCTTTCCAGTtgacaacacaacaaaagtTTTTGTCCAGTTATAATTTAGTCCatcaagtgttaaaaaaaattaacaaactTCATACCAGTGAACTTGTAATTCTATAATCGAAATTATAATACAAGGCACCACACAATTGTGCACTTCTACACTGAAACATTTGTTTCCAAATAAACTAAATGCAATAAACAACTACAATTAGATCCATGTTTCAAACTTGAATTGTTCTTTTATTGCAATAATTTACATCTgtggggggaaaacaaacaatggaTTTGCAATAACTGAAGGAACTTCCATCACCTAAGACCCTGCTGTGAAGTCCACCCGGAGGTACACAGCTTAGATCTCTGTACAGCCATCTGAGGATCGGCTGAAGAAGGAGCAGATGTTCCGTTAGAGAGcctcgctgctgctcctcttgtcCTTGTTGTGGGGCTTGAACCTCCTCGCTGCTGCTCTCTGGTTCCTCTGGGCCGCCGTGAGTCCATCCGCAGCTTCCGTTTTCGGCCCTTCGGCTTCCGTCTCGGCCCGCGCATCCGCCTGATCGTCCTCGGCGCTCTGAGCGGGCATGGCCCTCAGCCAATGCTGGTAGTAACCACGGAAACCATCGATTTGGACCAGGTAGTTGTTTCTGGACTTGAACTGGCGAACGGTtgaaaagaggggaggggcaAAGGAGAGGGGCGAATAAATACAACAGGGGTCAATGCAACATTTACATGAAAGTATGACTTTAATCATGATGCGTTTGTCGGATTTTTTTATACTAGGTGTACGTCACATCTACTGAAATGATCAAAGTCTGGAAGTTGTTTGGCTGTGATCAGAATCTCCACACGCAGGCGGACATGTTTTCATGCTCATTTCGTGCTTACCTTGTCGTAGTTGGGAGGATACTGGGAGGCGAACTCCAGCTGTCTGATGATGACCTCATTCGGCCACACGCTCGTGCTTCTCATGCTTTTCAGCAGCGCTTTGAGGTAAACAAAATCCAGTCTTCGAGTTGCTCGGCCAACCAGAGCAGAGAACACCTGGACGTTGGGCCTAAGTCCCGCCTCCTGCAATAAGCACATGTCAGGTTGGATGCCATCACTGCTGACGTTCTGTTCTTAGTGTTGAACATAACAGAAGGAGAATCATCACCTCCATGTCTCGCAGCAGCTGCAGGCCGTCCTGCTGTCGCTCGCAGCCCAACGCCAGACTTCCAAACGTCTGCACGTCAACGCCGACGTTGCGCTGTCGCATCACACTCAACACCGcctggaaaaagagagagagagagagagagacgtgtaTGAAAAGCAAGATGGAGCAAAAATGATCATATTCCGCTCggaaaattagaataaaaacatgtaGCAACCAAAACAATCTACATGGGCGGATAGTACAaagcggagtgtgtgtgtgtgtgtgtacctttgcCTCCTCCAGGTCACCAGCTCTGGCTGCTCTGCGGATCGCCGTGTTAAAGAAGGCGACGTCCAGCTTGACTTTGTGCCGCTTGGCGACCCCCAGCAGCGCCTGCAGGGACCGGCTCCCCGGCTCCATCGCGTCGGCCAGCAGGGTCACGGTTCTGAGGTCCGGGGCGAGGCCGTCGGCCGCCATCTTCTCCAGGAAGCCTTCCGCCCCTCCGATGAGGGCGAGCCGGTCCGACGCTCCGTCCACGGCGCCGAGGGAGACCACGCCCCCCCTCTTGCCCTCGAAGAGGTCCAGTAGGCTGGGCCCTTTAGGGTCGGATGCGGCGCCGGCGGCCGGCGAGGCGGCTTCCGCCCGTCTGACCGGCACCAAGTGGGCGGCGTCTTTGAGGTGGGACTCCGCCTCGCTGCCTGTGCTGCCCGGCTCGCTGCCGCTGTGCGAGTCCGGTTGGATACACAGCTGCCTCTCCAGGAGGTCGATGTCCATGACGCCGATGTGCCCAGGCCTTGCGTGAGACACCAGTTTCCTCTCGTTCATCGGGTCGGGCCCCAGCAGCACGCCGGCGGCCGCGGCGGGGTCGCCGATCCCACAGTCCCTGGCAGTCCGCAAGAGCAGGTTGTAGTTCTTGGTGTCCGGACGAATCCCGGACCTCAGCATCTGCCTCCAAACCTGAGCCAAAAACCAAACCAGTGACCACTCAGTCATATTGATGACTAAACATCTGagcatttctctttttacaaaaaaaaaaaacttgtgagAAGAAAGAATGTGAGAAGAAAGGACTCTTTACTCCAGTGTGTACTAACGTGAGGAGGCACTGGATGTCATGTTTGTACCTGTAGAGCCAGTCTGAATCCCATTTGTTTGTCCTTCAAACAGCCCATCAGCAGGTAGTGGAACGTCTCCTGAGTTACAGCATGGCCGTTCTGCAGCATCtcctacaaaaaaacacacacactcgtataGAAATTGGACAAATTGGtgcacaaacccccccctccacacacacaaacacgcacgtgtCCTACCCGCAGGGTGTGAATACAGGCCTGAAGGTGGTTGGTGACGGCGTGCGTCTTGAGGAGGGCGTGGTACGTGATGGTGCTGAGTGGGTGGTTCCTGCGGCGGAGGTCCTGCTCCAACTTCAGCGCTTGCTGGAGGCCGGCGTGTTTGGAGGGCGACTCGGCGCAGGCGTTAAACAGCGCCGTGTAGGTGGCGTCCGTGGCATCTAGACCTCGCTTCTTCAtctggaagacacacacacacacacacatcattatcGAACCCGAGGAGTCAGCTTTTGAGTCAAGAGATGTGAAAACAGTGCGCATTGGATAACAGTGCACAAATGGGACAACCCTACGTCGTTGTAGAGTCTGAAGGCCTTCTTCAGCTGCCCAGCTCGACCGCAGCCTCCGATCAGCACAGAGAAGTTGAACTCCTCCGGCTGCAgcctctctccctgcagcatgTCTCTGGCGAACACGTCCAGCGCCTCCTGCAGCTGCCCAGAGGACACGGAGGGGTTCACACGCGtggacagaggggagggggggggcacgtgggTGGTGGCCCCGGTGGGATGGAACCCTCACCTTGTTCTGCTTGATCAGCCTCTTGCACTGTAAGAAGTACCAGTAGGGGGTGTTCCTCCTCGCGCCGGGCCTCCTCCCAGGGGTCCCCGGCTCTGCGTCGCCGTCCTCTTCGCCATCCCGGTGCCGCAGGTCCCGGATGTAGGGGCTGAGTTTCCTGAACGTCTTCCTGGAGGAAATGTCGCCGGAGAAGGAGCCGAAGCTCCCCGGGTCCGGCGGGTGGTTTCCGGTGGCGTCCGAAGGGGACCCCGGAGGCCCCGCACCCCCTCGGGACGCGGCCGACACGGACGCGGATCTGGCGGGGAGCAGCGGCCGGGGAGCCGGTGTGAGGTCGAGCCCGGAGGACCGGTGTCGGAACACGTCTTGACCCCCTGTCAGAGTCCGGGACCCGGTCGAGTTCTTCGCCGTTGAAAAGAATTTAGCTACAGAGGCCGAGACTTTCCTCCCGTTCCTCGCGAGGGACGTCAACATATTCCGTGGTTTTGATCTAACGTTTGCTAACTGCAGGATAATGTTTTTAATACTTTGACGTAGCTGCGTGGCTTCATGTTGCGCCACGATGtttcaatgacaaaaaaaactaccaCCAGACCTGAGTAGTAGATGAGGAGCAAGAATTATAAAGAGCCCACTTTGGCGCTTCGGACCTTGAAACGAATCCCCTCTCTCAATATTTGAGTTAAAACCTACCGTCGTTCATGCTGAAGGTGCGTGAGTTGTTGACAACGCTTCATGGACTGTGGATCGGACGTCCCACTCCGATCGACTGTATCGGTTATAGATTGGTACGCCTGCGCGGTTTAACTACCCCTCCCTGCAGGTAGATCTAGGCCACGCCTTGGGACAAAAATGTCAGCCACCAAACAAGGGCTCTGCTATGAATGATATATTTTCTTCAtaagactttttcttttttctgttgagTTAATCATCGTCATCTATTTTTGAGGCTATGAAGAAATAACTTGTTTTGAATACTGGAATATTATTAAAATACCTTCTCCTAGTGTCGTATTACTTGCATTGGGTCTTATTTTGGTTGttgcaaatgtttgtttttatcatgTTTTATCACATGTAcctcaataaaatatatttttgcatcACTTTTTGTTCTGTATTGTGCCAGAGTTGTGGAGAGCAACCTAATTATAATAAGTAATATAATTCATCCAGGAAATCTCTGTACAAGATCAGCAAGTTCCCTCCAGTCCTGTTTCTAACACGCCACCTGCTCTTTGttatgaagacattttttatcatttcatccTGATCATTTATCAAATTCGATCAAAATGTTCAGACGCATCAGACCAGAGAACATTTCATGAAATGCAAGTCTTGTTTATAACACAAACAGATTCTAACAGAACGTAGCAGCTGACAACGCCGCTGCTTGCACTCATTCGATCACTCAACGCACATTTA is part of the Pungitius pungitius chromosome 9, fPunPun2.1, whole genome shotgun sequence genome and harbors:
- the ptcd1 gene encoding pentatricopeptide repeat-containing protein 1, mitochondrial; the protein is MLTSLARNGRKVSASVAKFFSTAKNSTGSRTLTGGQDVFRHRSSGLDLTPAPRPLLPARSASVSAASRGGAGPPGSPSDATGNHPPDPGSFGSFSGDISSRKTFRKLSPYIRDLRHRDGEEDGDAEPGTPGRRPGARRNTPYWYFLQCKRLIKQNKLQEALDVFARDMLQGERLQPEEFNFSVLIGGCGRAGQLKKAFRLYNDMKKRGLDATDATYTALFNACAESPSKHAGLQQALKLEQDLRRRNHPLSTITYHALLKTHAVTNHLQACIHTLREMLQNGHAVTQETFHYLLMGCLKDKQMGFRLALQVWRQMLRSGIRPDTKNYNLLLRTARDCGIGDPAAAAGVLLGPDPMNERKLVSHARPGHIGVMDIDLLERQLCIQPDSHSGSEPGSTGSEAESHLKDAAHLVPVRRAEAASPAAGAASDPKGPSLLDLFEGKRGGVVSLGAVDGASDRLALIGGAEGFLEKMAADGLAPDLRTVTLLADAMEPGSRSLQALLGVAKRHKVKLDVAFFNTAIRRAARAGDLEEAKAVLSVMRQRNVGVDVQTFGSLALGCERQQDGLQLLRDMEEAGLRPNVQVFSALVGRATRRLDFVYLKALLKSMRSTSVWPNEVIIRQLEFASQYPPNYDKFKSRNNYLVQIDGFRGYYQHWLRAMPAQSAEDDQADARAETEAEGPKTEAADGLTAAQRNQRAAARRFKPHNKDKRSSSEAL